The Brasilonema sennae CENA114 genome includes a region encoding these proteins:
- a CDS encoding proton extrusion protein PcxA has translation MIISIFRQKIYPFLVASYRWYLRTSERSLDEAYKAALQIKAIEDKDFDGNKIDITSNKYSRNVMDYFESYLKKQLKIVRMRLTEFKASRFFLSESNQKAANEFGIQFPQPSVILQKLTFIDEITAKYTNLDELHSQVQINKDNSLIRIQPSTNQLKQQNFLTQRLDNNIPQNKANTTGVVPRSILSTFTRLQVELDPQAEQDVVKNFRNTQRRTIISVKFLLLLIIVPILTHQLSKALVIGPIVDRTFHKESANEAGLFLNFEMEEEALKELEKFEERIKFDNLLLNGEPLSLEQMENQIKTKANEISEEFSNSSSNALKNVFADILSVIAFSCLLLVSKKEIAELKDFFDHIVYGLSDSAKAFIIILFTDIFVGFHSPHGWEVILEGISRHWGLPANHSFIFLFIATFPVILDTIFKYWIFRYLNRVSPSAVATYHNMNE, from the coding sequence ATGATTATTTCTATTTTTCGCCAAAAAATATACCCTTTTTTAGTAGCCTCTTACAGATGGTACTTACGCACCTCAGAGCGTTCTCTAGACGAGGCTTACAAAGCGGCATTGCAGATTAAGGCAATAGAAGATAAAGATTTCGATGGTAATAAGATAGACATTACATCAAATAAGTACAGCCGTAATGTCATGGATTATTTTGAGTCATACCTAAAAAAACAATTAAAAATTGTCCGAATGCGGCTAACAGAATTTAAGGCAAGCCGTTTTTTTCTGAGCGAATCTAATCAAAAAGCTGCAAATGAATTTGGTATACAGTTTCCACAGCCTTCTGTGATTTTACAAAAACTCACATTCATTGATGAAATCACAGCAAAATACACCAATTTGGACGAATTACATTCCCAAGTTCAAATCAATAAAGATAATAGTTTAATAAGAATACAACCCTCAACTAATCAATTAAAACAACAGAATTTCTTAACTCAGAGATTAGACAATAATATACCTCAAAATAAGGCAAATACGACAGGAGTTGTACCGCGTTCTATTCTTAGTACTTTTACTCGTCTGCAAGTTGAGTTAGACCCCCAAGCAGAACAAGATGTCGTTAAAAATTTCCGTAATACACAAAGAAGAACAATAATATCTGTCAAATTTCTGCTTCTGCTTATTATAGTTCCTATTTTGACTCATCAATTGTCAAAAGCTCTGGTTATTGGACCGATTGTTGACCGTACTTTTCATAAAGAATCTGCGAATGAAGCTGGTCTGTTCCTGAATTTTGAAATGGAAGAAGAAGCTCTAAAAGAGCTAGAAAAATTTGAAGAGAGAATAAAATTTGATAACTTGCTGCTCAATGGCGAACCATTATCTCTTGAGCAGATGGAAAATCAGATAAAAACAAAGGCTAATGAGATTTCTGAGGAATTTAGTAATAGTAGTTCTAATGCCCTGAAAAATGTTTTTGCTGATATATTGTCTGTGATTGCGTTTTCCTGCTTGTTGCTTGTTAGCAAAAAAGAAATAGCGGAACTCAAAGATTTCTTTGACCATATTGTCTACGGTCTTAGTGACAGTGCCAAGGCATTTATTATAATTTTGTTTACCGATATTTTTGTGGGTTTCCACTCTCCTCATGGTTGGGAAGTTATTTTAGAAGGTATTTCGCGCCATTGGGGATTGCCAGCAAATCACAGTTTTATATTCCTATTTATTGCTACATTTCCAGTTATTTTAGATACGATCTTCAAATACTGGATCTTCCGTTACTTGAATCGTGTATCGCCCTCTGCTGTTGCTACATATCATAATATGAACGAGTGA